From one Bacteroidales bacterium genomic stretch:
- a CDS encoding alpha-1,2-fucosyltransferase: protein MIIAKITSGLGNQMFQYAAARRLANYHNTELKLDISHFSKNNERTYDLKYFNIVENIATPIDIFKVYKLEGINRLSFKKIFGKKFSDKFNNLIEKKIKKAYYNFNPESNNKPALLRGKILAQNFCHFDERVLTAPDNVYMLGYWQSEKYFKDVENIIRKEFTFKNPPHGKNEELSREIKSNNSVSIHIRRGDYINNPAVHKDFHICDIDYYLRSIAYISKQITNPIFYVFSDDISWVKENLKMPYSMIFVDSNTSQNNFEDMRLMSLCKHNIVANSSFSWWSAWLNENKNKIIVAPKEWVRIKNYITRDIVPEGWNRI from the coding sequence TGATATATCGCACTTTTCGAAAAATAATGAACGAACGTATGACTTAAAATATTTTAATATTGTTGAAAATATTGCAACACCAATTGATATTTTTAAGGTATATAAGCTCGAAGGAATAAACCGGTTGTCTTTTAAAAAAATATTCGGGAAAAAGTTTTCGGATAAATTCAATAATTTAATTGAAAAAAAAATAAAAAAGGCATATTATAATTTCAATCCCGAAAGCAATAATAAACCCGCATTGCTCAGAGGAAAAATTTTGGCTCAGAATTTCTGCCATTTCGACGAAAGAGTTTTAACCGCTCCCGACAATGTTTATATGCTTGGCTACTGGCAATCCGAAAAATATTTTAAGGATGTTGAAAATATTATAAGAAAAGAATTTACTTTTAAAAATCCACCACATGGAAAAAATGAAGAACTAAGCCGTGAAATAAAAAGCAATAATTCGGTTTCCATACACATAAGGCGTGGCGACTATATTAATAATCCTGCAGTACATAAGGATTTTCATATTTGCGACATTGATTATTATTTAAGAAGTATTGCTTATATTTCAAAGCAAATTACAAATCCAATATTTTATGTATTTTCGGATGATATTTCGTGGGTGAAAGAAAATCTAAAAATGCCATATTCAATGATTTTTGTTGACTCTAACACTTCCCAAAACAACTTCGAAGATATGCGACTTATGAGTTTGTGCAAACACAATATTGTTGCCAATAGCTCGTTTAGCTGGTGGAGTGCATGGCTCAACGAAAATAAAAATAAAATTATTGTGGCACCGAAGGAATGGGTGAGGATAAAAAATTATATAACAAGGGATATTGTGCCGGAGGGATGGAATAGGATTTAA